In Treponema sp. OMZ 798, the following proteins share a genomic window:
- a CDS encoding FMN-binding protein, whose translation MKMSKKVRAIGLFAAALLVFAFASEPNPVLYGTAKVKGSPSAGPNYEYGYSVCIDVEIDAQGKIIKVSDDEKNTDASIEADVTGNAGTNKVYWKKFLEAKGFDKYRNKTLKDVKKINVGIPGKAGPDVVGGASASSLAVKMAVLQALTLDASIKELETYKNPENYKKAEQKKLEKIVTEGKTLLESLETYEEIEKALEELKQKLDALKTK comes from the coding sequence ATGAAGATGAGTAAAAAGGTAAGAGCTATAGGATTATTTGCAGCAGCTCTTTTGGTATTTGCTTTTGCCTCAGAGCCTAATCCGGTACTTTACGGTACGGCAAAGGTAAAAGGCTCGCCCTCAGCCGGCCCTAACTATGAGTACGGATATTCCGTATGTATAGATGTAGAAATCGATGCCCAAGGCAAGATCATCAAAGTAAGCGATGACGAAAAAAATACCGATGCATCAATAGAAGCTGATGTTACCGGAAATGCAGGAACAAACAAAGTTTATTGGAAAAAATTTTTAGAAGCCAAGGGTTTTGACAAATACAGGAACAAAACCTTAAAGGATGTAAAAAAAATAAATGTAGGTATTCCCGGAAAAGCAGGCCCCGATGTTGTCGGCGGAGCCTCAGCTTCTTCTTTGGCTGTAAAAATGGCGGTTCTTCAAGCCTTAACGCTGGATGCTTCAATAAAAGAACTTGAAACATACAAAAATCCCGAAAACTACAAAAAGGCCGAACAAAAAAAATTGGAAAAAATAGTTACGGAAGGAAAAACTCTTCTTGAAAGTTTAGAAACTTATGAAGAAATAGAAAAGGCCCTTGAAGAATTAAAACAAAAATTGGATGCA
- a CDS encoding aminotransferase class V-fold PLP-dependent enzyme: MKKRIFLDNAAGAFPKAPGLDQALARAVNMGTGNINRSTYTETEEAGLAVIETRELLCKLFNFQPATHVIFTSGVTASLNYIIKGFLKAGDRVLTSSFEHNAVMRPLVQMEKSGVKIDRVPAVLKNGGAFVDTSLIESMIRPDTRLAVFSHASNVTGFIQPIEEIASILKKHNIPLVIDGAQSAGHIPVDLAKLKPAAFCFTGHKGLLGPQGTGGILFDKDFAKEVEPLITGGTGSASDSEVTPSFMPDKFEAGTQNIIGIAGLYHSLKWLDSFGIQKIHTKEQKLFKLFLDGIKDLPIKIAGGDSAENRVGIVSIDFSELMDNAEAGSILEEKYGILTRCGLHCSPSAHKSIDTFPQGTVRFSTGPFTIEEEIETAIRAVKELCSRT; encoded by the coding sequence ATGAAAAAGCGTATCTTTTTGGACAATGCGGCCGGAGCTTTTCCTAAGGCGCCAGGTCTCGATCAAGCTCTTGCAAGAGCTGTTAATATGGGCACGGGAAACATTAACCGCAGCACCTACACCGAAACGGAAGAAGCAGGCCTTGCAGTTATCGAAACAAGGGAACTCTTGTGTAAGCTCTTTAACTTTCAGCCGGCTACCCATGTTATTTTTACCTCGGGAGTTACCGCAAGTTTAAACTATATTATTAAGGGTTTTTTAAAAGCCGGAGACAGGGTCTTAACAAGTTCTTTTGAGCATAATGCCGTAATGCGCCCCTTGGTTCAAATGGAAAAATCGGGCGTTAAGATTGACCGTGTTCCTGCGGTTTTAAAAAACGGAGGAGCCTTTGTAGACACATCCCTAATCGAATCCATGATAAGGCCCGACACCCGTCTCGCCGTGTTTTCTCACGCTTCGAATGTAACCGGCTTTATTCAGCCGATAGAAGAAATTGCCTCAATCCTAAAAAAGCACAATATTCCGCTGGTAATAGACGGAGCCCAAAGTGCAGGCCACATCCCCGTTGACCTTGCAAAATTAAAACCTGCGGCCTTTTGCTTTACGGGACATAAGGGCTTACTCGGCCCGCAAGGAACAGGAGGCATCCTCTTCGATAAGGATTTTGCAAAAGAAGTCGAACCCCTTATCACAGGCGGAACGGGAAGCGCATCCGACTCGGAAGTTACCCCTTCCTTTATGCCCGATAAATTTGAAGCCGGAACTCAAAACATAATCGGAATCGCAGGTCTTTACCACAGCTTAAAATGGCTGGACTCTTTCGGGATTCAAAAGATTCACACAAAAGAACAAAAACTGTTTAAGCTCTTTTTGGATGGAATAAAGGACCTCCCAATAAAAATAGCCGGAGGAGATTCAGCTGAAAACAGGGTCGGAATAGTTTCGATAGATTTTTCAGAGCTAATGGATAATGCAGAAGCAGGCTCCATCCTCGAAGAAAAATACGGCATCCTTACCCGCTGCGGCCTTCATTGTTCGCCTTCGGCACATAAGTCCATCGACACCTTTCCGCAAGGCACGGTAAGATTTTCGACGGGCCCCTTTACCATAGAAGAAGAAATTGAAACGGCAATAAGAGCAGTAAAGGAGCTTTGCTCAAGGACTTAG
- the selD gene encoding selenide, water dikinase SelD, translating to MSCSLINENFDLLKSAKNPGUGAKLSAGALDKLLKHFSVRNDDNLLVGFNTSDDAAVYKINDETALISTIDFFPPVSGDPYMFGQIAAANSLSDIYAMGGEPKLALNLFCITKDMPEDMIKEILRGGFDKVYEAGAIVCGGHTIYDDSPKYGLAVNGFVHPKKILENSTAKEGDVLILTKPIGTGVLLTASKADMSPPEELDRCYKIMAFLNAKARDIMVKYRINACTDITGFGLLGHLYEMGKGSGMSIEVDYKSIPVYDSVIESAQMGFLPAGVYTNRDFVGENVAFENVPLAYQDLMFDPQTSGGLLISVDKEDAAALYAELSQALENTPCGKPAIIGLVTKREDKILRVS from the coding sequence ATGAGCTGTTCACTTATTAATGAAAATTTCGATTTATTAAAATCTGCAAAGAATCCCGGCTGAGGTGCAAAGCTGAGTGCGGGTGCACTCGATAAACTTTTAAAACATTTTTCCGTAAGGAATGACGATAATTTACTCGTAGGCTTTAATACTTCCGATGATGCCGCAGTTTATAAAATAAACGATGAAACGGCTCTTATTTCTACCATAGATTTTTTTCCGCCTGTTTCGGGTGATCCCTACATGTTCGGACAAATTGCCGCAGCAAATTCTTTAAGCGATATTTACGCGATGGGCGGAGAGCCCAAGCTGGCACTAAATCTTTTTTGTATAACCAAGGATATGCCTGAAGACATGATAAAAGAAATTTTACGCGGCGGCTTCGATAAGGTTTATGAGGCCGGGGCCATTGTCTGCGGCGGGCATACCATCTATGACGATTCGCCTAAATACGGTTTGGCCGTTAACGGCTTCGTTCATCCTAAAAAAATTTTAGAAAACTCGACGGCAAAGGAAGGCGACGTTTTAATTTTAACCAAGCCCATAGGAACAGGAGTATTGCTTACGGCTTCAAAGGCCGATATGTCGCCGCCTGAAGAGCTTGACCGCTGTTATAAGATTATGGCTTTTTTAAATGCTAAGGCCCGCGATATCATGGTAAAATATAGGATAAACGCCTGTACCGATATTACAGGCTTCGGCCTTCTCGGTCATCTTTACGAGATGGGGAAGGGGAGCGGTATGAGCATTGAGGTGGATTACAAATCCATTCCTGTTTATGATTCTGTGATTGAAAGCGCTCAAATGGGCTTTTTGCCTGCCGGCGTTTATACCAATAGGGATTTTGTCGGAGAAAATGTTGCCTTTGAAAATGTTCCTCTTGCATACCAAGACCTGATGTTCGATCCTCAAACTTCGGGAGGGCTTTTAATTTCGGTAGACAAGGAAGATGCGGCTGCTCTTTATGCGGAATTGTCTCAAGCCTTGGAAAACACACCTTGCGGAAAGCCCGCTATTATCGGTCTTGTGACCAAGCGTGAGGATAAAATACTTAGGGTAAGCTAA